In Nasonia vitripennis strain AsymCx chromosome 2, Nvit_psr_1.1, whole genome shotgun sequence, a genomic segment contains:
- the LOC100113484 gene encoding protein dj-1beta codes for MSATALLLRTVAASANCLFRENLRRSSTALFSTMAKKTAVCLLAEGAEEMEAIVTVDILRRAGVSVTVASITDKECIKCSRDVKICTDAKIGDIEGQKYDAVILPGGVGWKNLAASARVGEILKAQESESKVIAAICAAPNVLKAHGIAKGKKITSYPSVKNDLTSDYSYIDDQIVVTDGNLITSKGPATAYAFGLAIVEKLVDKETAQKVADGLLYKDYK; via the exons ATGTCGGCAACTGCGCTGCTCTTGCGAACCGTCGCCGCATCAGCCAATTGTTTGTTCCGCGAAAACCTCCGCAGAAGCTCGACGGCATTATTCTCGACGATGGCGAAGAAAACGGCGGTATGTCTACTGGCCGAGGGCGCCGAGGAGATGGAAGCGATCGTCACCGTGGATATTCTACGTCGCGCCGGG GTATCCGTAACTGTTGCGAGTATAACAGATAAGGAGTGCATCAAATGCAGTCGAGACGTAAAGATTTGCACAGATGCGAAGATTGGCGACATTGAAGGACAAAAATACGATGCCGTTATTTTGCCAGGTGGAGTCGGCTGGAAAAACTTGGCTGCG TCAGCCAGAGTAGGAGAAATACTTAAAGCTCAGGAATCAGAGAGCAAAGTAATTGCTGCAATTTGTGCTGCTCCAAATGTTTTGAAAGCCCATGGAATAGCAAAAGGAAAGAAGATCACTTCTTATCCTTCAGTGAAAAATGACCTAACAAGCGATTATAGTTATATTGATGATCAAATTGTTGTCACGGatg GTAATTTGATAACAAGCAAGGGACCTGCTACTGCTTATGCATTTGGATTAGCTATTGTTGAAAAGTTAGTAGATAAGGAAACAGCACAAAAAGTAGCTGATGGTCTATTGTACAAGGATTACAAATAA